The genomic segment GCCGCGACGAGACCCTGGTGTTCTATATGGGGCTCTCCAAGGTCGCCGCCATCTGCGCCGGGCTGCGCGACGCCGGCCTGCCCGGCGACTGGCCGATCATGCTGGTGGCCAACGCCAGCAAGCCCGAGCAGCAGTCACTGATCGGCAGCCTGGCGGATATGCCGGCCCGGCTGGCGGATCAGCCGCTGCCCTCGCCGTGCCTGATCGTGGTTGGCAGCGTGGTGCGCATGGTGGCGACCAGCCCCGTGGTGCAGATGCACGCCTCGAGCCAGAGTGTTTAGCCAGTGTTCAGGCACTGGCCAGGCGCTTATACATGATGCGGGTATCCACCAGCCCCAGCTCGCGGTGGCGGTAGCCGCCGGGCACCGTGCCGATGATCTCGAAGCCGAGCGTCTGCCATAGGCGTATGGCCACCTCGTTGGTCGCGACCACGGCATTGAACTGCATGGCCAGGTAGCCGGCCTCGATGGCGACCCGCTGGGAGTGCTCGCACATGGCGCGGGCCACCCCCTTGCCGCGGGCCTGGGGGGTGACCATATAGCCGCAGTTGCAGACATGGTCGCCGGGCCCGGCGGCGTTGGGCTTGAGGTAGTAGGAGCCGAGCAGCTCGCCGTCCTGCTTGACGACGAAGGTGAACTGCGGCAGCTCGCACCACAGCCGCCAGGCGGTATCGAAATCCATGTTCGGGTCGAAGGCGTAGGTCTCCTGCGCCTCGACGATGGCCTTGAAGGTCGGCCAGAAGACGCGGAAGTCGTCGTGGGTGATCGGGGTGATGTCCATGCGCTCTCTCGATGATGGCAGCCAACTATTCTGACCAGTCACCCCGGCGACGCACAAGGGCCGGCCACCAGGGCCGGCCCTTGCGTACCGCCGTTAGTCTCAGAGCTGAGCCAGCACCGTCTCGGCACTGCTCTTGTCGACGCCCTTGGCATCGATGCCGATGTACTCGACCACGCCGTCATTGGCGATCAGCGCGAAGCGCTTGCTGCGGATACCCATGCCGCCGCCGCTGGCATCCATCTCGGTACCGATGGCCTTGGTGAACTCGGCGTTGCCGTCGGCCAGCATGGTGAAGGCCTCGGCATTCTGATGCGTCTGCCAGGCGTCCATCACGAAGGCATCGTTGACCGCCATGCAGGCGATGGTGTCGATCCCCTTGGCAAGGATCTCGTCGGCCTTGATCACGAAGCCGGGCATATGGGTGTTGGAGCAGCCGGGCGTAAAGGCGCCGGGCACGGCGAACAGCACCACCCGCTTACCGGCAAACAGCTCACCGGTGGAGATATCCTGGGGGCCATCCGGGCCATTGGTCTTGATCGTGACGTCGGGAATCTTGTCGCCTACTGTCAGTGTCATACCAGATCCTTCCATGTGGTGTGTGGTGCTTCCAGGCTACGCCAATGTGCTGCCTTGTCCAGCGTCGCTGTCATAGGCTAACGCTCGCATTCCGCCTGGGCTACTGCAATCATGGGGCGAATCACAAGGCAGGGAGCCGCTAGTGAAACGTCGTACTCGCGTGGTCGTCTCTACGGCCGTGCTGATTGCCGTGATATTCGCGGTGGGCAGCGTGCTGCTCTTCAACGCTACCCCCAAGCCCAAGCGGCTGCTCGAGCCGCTGGCGGTGGACTTCACCACTGCCGATGCAGACTTCCGGCGCAGCATGGGACTGATCCTCGAGCAACCTATCGTGGCCGGCAATCGCATTGCCATGCTCGAGGACGGCGAGGCGATCTATGCCGACATGCTCGATGCCATCGACGCTGCCGAGGCCTCCATCACCTTCGAGACCTTCGAGTTCTGGGGCGAAGAGGCCGCCGGGCCATTCGTCGACGCCCTGGTGGCGGCGGCCGAGCGCGGTGTCGCGGTGCATGCCCTGATCGACTATGTCGGCTCGGTGCCCGCCACGGCGAACAAGTTCGAGCGCATGCAGGAGGCCGGCGTCGAGGTGATCCGCTGGCGTAAGCCGTCGTGGTACGAGCTGGCGCGGTTCAACCATCGCACTCACCGCAAGCTGCTGATGACCGACGGTCGCATCGGCTTTATCGGCGGTGCCAATATCACCGACAACTGGCTGCCCGACGACGACGGCCAGGCCTATCGCGATCACCACTTCCGCGTCGAGGGGCCGGTGGTGGGCAACATGCAGGCCGCCTTCGTCAATGCTTGGCTGGACGCCAGCGGCCGACTGCTGCTCGGCGATGGCTATTTCCCCGAGCTGGAGGCCGAGGGCGAACTGGAGGCGCAGATGGTGACCAGCACGCCCCGCGAGGGCCGCCACCGCATGCGCATGATGCTGATGGTGGCGATTGCCACGGCCGAAGAGCGGATCACCCTGGGCTCGGCCTACTTCTACCCCGACGAGGCATTTCTCGAGGCGCTGATCGAGGCCCGC from the Halomonas sp. 1513 genome contains:
- a CDS encoding GNAT family N-acetyltransferase translates to MDITPITHDDFRVFWPTFKAIVEAQETYAFDPNMDFDTAWRLWCELPQFTFVVKQDGELLGSYYLKPNAAGPGDHVCNCGYMVTPQARGKGVARAMCEHSQRVAIEAGYLAMQFNAVVATNEVAIRLWQTLGFEIIGTVPGGYRHRELGLVDTRIMYKRLASA
- a CDS encoding peroxiredoxin, which encodes MTLTVGDKIPDVTIKTNGPDGPQDISTGELFAGKRVVLFAVPGAFTPGCSNTHMPGFVIKADEILAKGIDTIACMAVNDAFVMDAWQTHQNAEAFTMLADGNAEFTKAIGTEMDASGGGMGIRSKRFALIANDGVVEYIGIDAKGVDKSSAETVLAQL
- a CDS encoding cardiolipin synthase B; the protein is MKRRTRVVVSTAVLIAVIFAVGSVLLFNATPKPKRLLEPLAVDFTTADADFRRSMGLILEQPIVAGNRIAMLEDGEAIYADMLDAIDAAEASITFETFEFWGEEAAGPFVDALVAAAERGVAVHALIDYVGSVPATANKFERMQEAGVEVIRWRKPSWYELARFNHRTHRKLLMTDGRIGFIGGANITDNWLPDDDGQAYRDHHFRVEGPVVGNMQAAFVNAWLDASGRLLLGDGYFPELEAEGELEAQMVTSTPREGRHRMRMMLMVAIATAEERITLGSAYFYPDEAFLEALIEARERGVEVNILVPGDSIDMGFVRHASVNRWRPMLEAGVAIHEYQPSMYHAKLVSIDDRWASVGSTNLDNRSFRINKEGNLNVYDEDFAQRVRELVEDDIRHAERYDLERWENRPWRKRLAGWISMLAGAHF